The proteins below are encoded in one region of Ereboglobus luteus:
- the hemA gene encoding glutamyl-tRNA reductase, producing MSRDNTAVPEAAAKSARAPNAPSGFFFVGANHHATPIELREKLALTENKLPGLQCRLAAIDGLREVVVLNTCNRVEIYGIAETPAVIARIEENFCALQEFPEKTFREIRQHATGRDAIQHLLEVAAGIDSQMLGETEILGQVKDAYADALTRRATGPALNRIFQKTFQYAKHVRTSTAITAGQVSIANVAVDLAQKIFGELGRTRILLLGAGDISEKTARAFQSRGASALTVASRTFERTMALASGLGATALPFEHIPAHLADYDVVVCSTAAPEAVIRRDAAESAMRRRRAQPLFFIDLAMPRDVEPSVADIENVFVYNLDDLARIAEKNRAARENEVVRAREILREKSAMLWSQIAPEAPSPGPSRSGDAS from the coding sequence ATGAGCCGCGATAACACAGCCGTCCCTGAAGCCGCCGCCAAATCCGCGCGCGCCCCGAACGCACCGTCGGGTTTCTTTTTTGTCGGGGCAAATCACCACGCCACGCCGATCGAACTCCGCGAAAAACTCGCGCTCACCGAAAACAAGCTGCCCGGCCTCCAATGCCGCCTCGCCGCAATCGACGGCTTGCGCGAGGTCGTCGTGCTGAACACCTGCAACCGCGTCGAAATCTACGGCATCGCCGAAACGCCCGCGGTGATTGCGCGCATTGAGGAAAATTTCTGCGCGCTGCAGGAATTCCCCGAGAAAACATTTCGCGAGATCCGCCAGCATGCGACGGGACGCGACGCCATCCAGCATCTCCTCGAAGTGGCGGCGGGGATCGACTCGCAGATGCTCGGCGAAACCGAAATTCTCGGCCAGGTGAAGGACGCCTACGCCGACGCGCTGACGCGCCGCGCGACCGGCCCCGCGCTCAACCGCATTTTCCAAAAAACATTCCAATACGCAAAACACGTCCGCACCAGCACCGCGATCACCGCCGGCCAGGTAAGCATCGCCAATGTCGCTGTCGATCTTGCGCAAAAGATTTTCGGAGAGCTTGGGCGCACGCGCATCCTCCTGCTCGGCGCGGGCGATATCAGCGAAAAAACCGCGCGCGCGTTTCAGAGTCGCGGCGCGAGCGCCCTCACCGTGGCCAGCCGGACGTTTGAGCGCACGATGGCGCTTGCAAGCGGTCTCGGCGCCACCGCCCTGCCCTTCGAGCACATCCCCGCGCACCTCGCCGATTATGACGTTGTCGTCTGCTCGACCGCCGCGCCTGAGGCCGTGATCCGCCGCGACGCCGCCGAGTCCGCCATGCGCCGTCGCCGCGCGCAGCCGCTTTTTTTCATCGACCTGGCCATGCCGCGCGATGTCGAGCCATCCGTCGCCGACATCGAAAATGTTTTTGTTTACAACCTCGACGACCTCGCGCGCATCGCCGAAAAAAACCGCGCCGCCCGTGAAAACGAGGTCGTTCGCGCGCGCGAGATTTTGCGCGAAAAATCCGCCATGCTTTGGAGTCAGATCGCCCCGGAAGCGCCAAGCCCCGGCCCGTCTCGTTCCGGCGACGCATCCTGA